The nucleotide sequence ACAAAAAAGTATTTATATGAAATTTTTAAGCAATGTATTCGCTGTATTAATAGGCTTATTTATCTTTTCCCTGTTTGGATTCTTTTTTCTTGCAGGACTAATAAGCCTTACAACTGCTGAGGACAAAGTGGCCATTGAGGACAATACCCTACTGCATATGAACCTTAATAATGTTGTTCTGATGGAGCGCACCGCTGATGACAATATGAATCTGTCAAGTTTCGGTTTGGTCCCTACTGCCAATAAAATTGGCTTGACTAATTTGAAAACGGCCATTAAAACAGCAAAAAACAATGACAAAATAAAAGGAATTTATTTGGAGGCTGGCAGTGTCATGGCCAATCCAGCAATGCTCCTCGAGTTAAGAAATTCGTTGGACGACTTTAAGTCTTCTGGAAAATTCATCATTGCCTACTCAGAATATTTTTCGGAAAACGGATATTTTCTTTCTAGCATTGCGGATGAGCTTTATATGAACCCAATGGGGGGATTAGAGTTTAATGGACTTTCATCTGAAGCTTTATTCTTTAAAGGTTTATTGGAAAAACTGGAAATTGAACCGGTGATCTTCAGAGTTGGAGAATACAAAAGTGCTGTGGAGCCATTTATTCTTGATCAAATGAGTGAGGCCAACAGAAAACAAACTGAAGAATTTTTGGGGGATATCAACCAATTTGCCATCAAAACCATTTCAGAAAGCCGAGATATCAACCTTGAAGAGCTTCAGAACATCAATGAACAGATGCTGATCAGAAAACCTCAAGATGCAGTTGATTTGGGGCTAATAGATGGCATATGGTATGATGATCAAGTCAAGGACCTATTAAGGGAAAAGATGGGAATTGCTGAAAATGGTAAAATAAAAACCATCAATATTACCGGCATCAATACCACTGCAAAAACCGAAAACATCACCGCCTCGGACCGAGTGGCAGTGATCATCGCTCAAGGAGAAATTGTCAGCGGAAAAGTAGAAAATGCGTTAAGCTCAGAAATTATAGCCAAAGAAATCAAAGATGCCAGACTCGATGACAATATCAAAGCCATCGTCTTGAGGGTAAATTCTCCCGGAGGATCAATATTGGCCTCTGATGTTATCTGGAGGGAAATGAATGAGGCCAAGAAAGTAAAGCCAGTAATTGCCTCCATGTCTGAGCTAGCCGCCTCTGGAGGCTATTATATTTCTGCTCCAGCGGATACCATCGTGGCCCAACCCAATACCATTACAGGTTCTATTGGAATTTTTGGCATGTGGTTCAATGCCAAAGGTCTGCTTAATAATAAACTGGGAATTACCACTGACGTAGCCAAAACAGGAGAATTCTCAGACTTTATGAACCCTACAAGGGCCTTGACGGAAGTAGAGAAAAACATTATCCAAAACCAAATTGAAGACGGTTATGACACCTTTATCCAAAGGGTTGCGGATGGCCGAGAGATGAGTAAAGAGGCTGTTTTGGAAGTTGCCAGTGGCCGGGTTTGGAGCGGAGTGCAAGCCAAAGAAAAAGGCTTGGTAGATGTATTGGGAGGCTTGGAAGATGCCATTGAAATTGCTGCTACCAAAGCCAATATTGAAGACGAATACCGTGTATTATACTTCCCGAAACAAAAGAACTTTATAGAACAAATCATGAGTGAACTAGGAACGGATATTGAAGCCAAATACATGAATTACCGTTTTGGGGAAAGCTATCAAATGTTCCAGCAAATTGAGAAGGTCAAAGATATGCAAGGCGTGATG is from Echinicola marina and encodes:
- the sppA gene encoding signal peptide peptidase SppA, translating into MKFLSNVFAVLIGLFIFSLFGFFFLAGLISLTTAEDKVAIEDNTLLHMNLNNVVLMERTADDNMNLSSFGLVPTANKIGLTNLKTAIKTAKNNDKIKGIYLEAGSVMANPAMLLELRNSLDDFKSSGKFIIAYSEYFSENGYFLSSIADELYMNPMGGLEFNGLSSEALFFKGLLEKLEIEPVIFRVGEYKSAVEPFILDQMSEANRKQTEEFLGDINQFAIKTISESRDINLEELQNINEQMLIRKPQDAVDLGLIDGIWYDDQVKDLLREKMGIAENGKIKTINITGINTTAKTENITASDRVAVIIAQGEIVSGKVENALSSEIIAKEIKDARLDDNIKAIVLRVNSPGGSILASDVIWREMNEAKKVKPVIASMSELAASGGYYISAPADTIVAQPNTITGSIGIFGMWFNAKGLLNNKLGITTDVAKTGEFSDFMNPTRALTEVEKNIIQNQIEDGYDTFIQRVADGREMSKEAVLEVASGRVWSGVQAKEKGLVDVLGGLEDAIEIAATKANIEDEYRVLYFPKQKNFIEQIMSELGTDIEAKYMNYRFGESYQMFQQIEKVKDMQGVMARMPFDVIIE